In Candidatus Defluviibacterium haderslevense, the following are encoded in one genomic region:
- a CDS encoding alkylphosphonate utilization protein — MNNIVALCDYCYNSIENNDKNDTSHWQCLAASIWSEQTPVQVLTYRLLHLYKDQEWANDIINSVELSDSVIDDAIRMYEIKEVHKDCNGIVLENGDNVVLTQVLNVKGANFMAPKGTIVKKIKLVPDNTNQIEGKVNDQTIIILTQFVKKG; from the coding sequence ATGAACAATATCGTTGCCCTTTGTGATTATTGTTATAATAGCATTGAAAATAATGATAAAAATGATACATCCCATTGGCAATGTCTGGCAGCAAGTATTTGGAGCGAGCAAACACCTGTACAAGTACTTACTTATAGATTGTTACATCTTTATAAGGACCAGGAATGGGCTAATGATATTATTAATTCTGTCGAATTAAGTGATTCTGTGATTGATGACGCGATACGCATGTATGAAATCAAAGAAGTGCATAAGGATTGTAATGGCATAGTTTTGGAAAATGGAGATAATGTCGTACTAACTCAGGTACTCAATGTAAAAGGGGCTAACTTCATGGCACCTAAAGGAACCATAGTCAAGAAAATTAAACTGGTTCCAGATAATACAAACCAAATAGAAGGAAAGGTTAATGACCAGACTATTATTATACTTACTCAGTTCGTGAAGAAAGGGTAA
- a CDS encoding sulfatase-like hydrolase/transferase, which translates to MTRIFYFFIIYVFSFNVQSQRNVILIIADDIGTDYFGFYEDGKDTVDVPNIRGLLKKGIRFSNAMSNPVCSSTRAGILTGRYSFRTKVGGIVGGEGGSNPLDTSEITIARLLDIFNPNIAKANIGKWHLHQAMPIANLKFPNVLGYNHYEGGFIGQLTSYTNWTKHTNGIASTITNYATSENVDNAVSWIKLQKANPFFLWLAFNAPHAPYHLPPANLHKYSNLSGTNQDIMQNPKSYFKAAMQAMDTELGRLIDSLRVMNRLDSTDFIFIGDNGNEIRTVQIVDSDRAKGTIYQYGVHVPFIIAGPSVVDPNRTSNALVNTVDIFATVLELFGMSNWSLLIQPNKPVDSKSILPILKNTNTEIRPWSFCEIFRLMPDSRDGKAIRNFDYKLFRFDDGRQEFYHLKNDPEEHVDLLKGSWNNEDVANYYYLCNEMTNLLGTGNLCKQVVGIQVIHTLNKFAYPNPFISQIHVFPEYERDLFHLINGMGQSVFIGNDIIHQDFSNLPKGLYVLKNVNIRNQTIKLLKE; encoded by the coding sequence ATGACTAGAATATTTTACTTTTTTATTATTTATGTTTTTAGTTTTAATGTCCAATCTCAACGCAATGTAATCCTTATTATCGCTGACGATATTGGTACAGATTATTTTGGATTTTATGAAGATGGTAAAGATACTGTTGATGTCCCAAATATTCGTGGCTTATTAAAAAAAGGGATTCGTTTTTCAAATGCTATGTCAAATCCTGTCTGTTCATCAACACGTGCAGGAATACTCACGGGTCGTTATAGTTTTCGAACAAAAGTTGGTGGAATAGTCGGCGGTGAAGGTGGATCGAACCCCTTGGATACTTCAGAGATAACAATTGCAAGGTTATTGGACATATTTAATCCAAATATTGCGAAGGCCAATATAGGAAAGTGGCACTTACATCAAGCCATGCCTATCGCTAATCTAAAATTTCCCAATGTTCTTGGTTATAACCATTACGAAGGTGGATTTATCGGCCAGTTGACGAGTTATACCAATTGGACTAAACATACAAATGGTATCGCAAGTACAATTACTAATTATGCGACTTCTGAGAATGTTGACAATGCAGTCAGTTGGATCAAACTACAAAAAGCCAATCCTTTTTTTCTTTGGTTGGCTTTTAATGCACCCCATGCACCATATCATTTGCCACCAGCGAATTTGCATAAATATTCTAATTTAAGTGGAACCAATCAGGATATCATGCAGAATCCAAAATCGTATTTCAAAGCGGCAATGCAAGCTATGGATACTGAACTGGGAAGGTTGATTGATTCACTTAGAGTAATGAATAGATTAGATAGTACTGACTTTATTTTTATTGGTGATAATGGGAATGAAATCAGAACGGTTCAGATTGTCGATAGCGACAGAGCCAAGGGAACAATCTATCAATATGGAGTTCATGTGCCATTTATAATTGCTGGGCCATCCGTTGTAGATCCAAACAGGACAAGTAATGCATTAGTTAATACAGTTGATATTTTTGCTACAGTTCTTGAATTATTTGGCATGAGTAATTGGTCATTACTAATTCAACCAAACAAGCCGGTGGATAGTAAAAGTATCTTACCAATTTTAAAAAATACAAATACTGAAATTCGTCCATGGTCTTTCTGTGAAATATTTAGACTTATGCCGGATTCCCGAGATGGAAAAGCCATACGAAATTTTGACTACAAATTATTTCGCTTTGATGATGGAAGACAAGAATTTTATCATTTGAAGAATGATCCAGAAGAACATGTAGATTTACTTAAAGGATCATGGAATAATGAAGATGTAGCGAACTATTATTATTTGTGTAATGAAATGACCAATTTATTAGGAACAGGTAATCTATGTAAACAAGTAGTAGGAATACAAGTTATTCATACATTAAATAAGTTTGCTTATCCAAATCCTTTTATTTCGCAAATACATGTATTTCCAGAATATGAAAGGGATTTATTTCATTTGATCAATGGAATGGGTCAGAGTGTTTTTATTGGAAATGATATTATACATCAAGATTTTTCAAATCTCCCAAAAGGATTGTACGTCTTGAAGAATGTAAATATTAGAAATCAAACTATAAAACTCCTTAAGGAATAA
- a CDS encoding YHYH protein, which yields MRHIFILSFVLLHYFNTMGQTNPAITAWIQNSTNIMGRHYVKGNSTPINDNVLANVQSVKYSATSVYIATNGIPAYITGPFLDGNPSIATAQNAIFKFTLSPIKNAGTPINTTGGNIGIFINGVAMFDYRDGVSWQNSTKSLKGGPLGGMGDGMWNRDAVVGERLGFDCSKAHPAMGNYHHHQNPSAFKLDLNVISTVCNLYDSDGLYVIDSTKHSPLIGFAYDGFPVYGAYAYKNLDGTGGVVRMKSSFKLRKISQRNTSSTGGSVTPGPDVSATYPLGYFREDYEYIPTSATTPDFLDEHNGRVCVTPEYPKGIYCYFATVDEGWNSAYPYLIGPTFYGVRTPAKVTSITEAVTTYIPSPTGFSNQSKEEIDLQVFPNPSNEFLAVQLNGISTDNLRIELMDRYGKILKSEMIYQGSTIAYFDTRTLYSGIYFVRLKKNKDYLIKKIEMIK from the coding sequence ATGAGACATATTTTTATATTAAGTTTTGTACTTCTTCATTATTTTAATACTATGGGACAAACTAATCCTGCAATAACTGCATGGATCCAGAATTCCACTAACATTATGGGGCGTCATTATGTCAAAGGTAATTCGACACCGATTAATGATAATGTGTTAGCCAATGTACAGTCTGTTAAATATTCAGCAACCTCGGTTTACATCGCCACAAATGGAATTCCGGCTTATATTACAGGCCCATTTTTAGATGGCAATCCATCTATTGCAACAGCGCAAAATGCAATATTTAAGTTTACCTTAAGCCCAATTAAAAATGCTGGTACACCAATCAATACAACAGGAGGAAACATTGGAATCTTTATAAATGGTGTAGCCATGTTTGATTATAGAGATGGTGTTTCTTGGCAAAACTCAACCAAATCACTTAAAGGTGGTCCCCTCGGAGGAATGGGAGATGGTATGTGGAATAGAGATGCTGTAGTGGGAGAAAGACTGGGTTTCGATTGTTCGAAAGCTCATCCTGCTATGGGAAATTATCATCACCATCAGAATCCCAGTGCTTTTAAATTAGATTTAAATGTGATTAGTACAGTTTGTAATTTATATGATTCAGATGGATTGTATGTCATCGATAGTACTAAGCATTCGCCGTTGATTGGATTTGCGTATGATGGGTTCCCTGTGTATGGAGCCTATGCTTATAAGAATCTGGATGGAACTGGTGGTGTTGTACGGATGAAATCAAGTTTTAAACTCCGGAAAATAAGTCAAAGAAATACCTCTTCAACTGGCGGCTCGGTTACACCGGGTCCTGATGTAAGTGCCACCTATCCACTGGGGTATTTTAGAGAAGATTATGAATACATTCCAACTTCAGCTACTACCCCTGATTTTCTGGATGAACATAATGGGAGAGTATGTGTAACACCTGAATATCCAAAAGGGATATATTGTTATTTTGCGACCGTTGATGAAGGTTGGAATTCAGCTTATCCTTATTTGATTGGACCTACTTTCTATGGTGTGCGCACTCCTGCGAAAGTTACTTCAATAACAGAGGCGGTTACAACTTATATTCCTTCACCTACAGGCTTTTCCAATCAAAGCAAAGAGGAAATTGATTTACAGGTTTTTCCTAATCCGTCCAATGAGTTTTTAGCGGTCCAACTAAATGGAATTTCAACTGATAATTTAAGAATTGAATTAATGGATAGGTATGGAAAAATTTTAAAATCTGAAATGATTTATCAAGGAAGTACCATTGCATATTTTGACACTAGAACATTGTATTCTGGTATATATTTTGTTCGCCTAAAGAAAAATAAAGATTACCTGATAAAGAAAATTGAAATGATTAAATAG
- a CDS encoding DUF2911 domain-containing protein, with protein MYQSRQLLISFLTLILSILSFFIVNAQMLKLPDGGTNYKCSIGRTIGLTQIDMTWNSPGVKGREGKVWGDLVYYGFSVLGYGSNVESPWRAGADENTTISFTTDVSINGKNLAAGKYGFFIAVYPDSCVLIFNRNSQAWGSYFYNKDLDVLRVSTRQNKDVKDSKERLEYVFENQTENSVEIALLWEHWRIPMKVEVELTKTTLASIRTQLSSGMGFDPPSLEAGANWCLNHNINFDEALNWINSATNPNLGGVRTFKALSTHAGLLGKTGKQAEADKMMAEAIELGGAIDLHQYGRSLLNQKKYQEAMIVFEKNFKKHAGAWPTNVGMMRGYSALGNLKKALEHGKVALTQAPTPEDKKNMEGLIKTLEGGKAL; from the coding sequence ATGTACCAAAGTAGACAACTTCTGATTTCATTTTTAACTCTAATACTAAGTATTCTTAGTTTTTTCATTGTGAATGCCCAAATGTTAAAACTGCCAGATGGAGGCACAAATTACAAATGCAGTATCGGCAGAACCATTGGTTTAACTCAGATTGACATGACCTGGAATTCCCCGGGTGTCAAAGGCCGTGAAGGCAAAGTCTGGGGTGATCTGGTATATTATGGTTTTTCAGTACTTGGCTACGGTTCGAATGTGGAGTCTCCATGGCGTGCAGGTGCAGATGAGAACACAACCATTTCATTTACCACTGATGTAAGTATAAATGGCAAGAACTTAGCTGCCGGCAAATATGGATTTTTTATTGCCGTTTATCCAGATTCTTGTGTTTTGATTTTCAATAGAAATTCCCAAGCATGGGGAAGTTATTTTTATAATAAAGATTTGGATGTTCTAAGAGTATCCACTCGACAAAATAAAGATGTAAAAGACAGTAAAGAGCGACTGGAATATGTCTTTGAAAATCAAACAGAAAACTCAGTTGAAATCGCTTTGTTATGGGAACATTGGCGCATTCCCATGAAGGTAGAAGTTGAATTGACAAAAACTACTCTGGCTTCCATTAGAACCCAACTCAGCAGCGGAATGGGTTTTGATCCTCCAAGTCTTGAAGCGGGTGCTAATTGGTGTTTAAATCATAATATCAATTTCGATGAAGCATTGAATTGGATTAACTCTGCAACCAATCCAAATTTGGGTGGTGTTAGAACATTCAAGGCACTTTCTACACATGCTGGTTTATTAGGTAAAACGGGGAAGCAAGCAGAAGCTGATAAAATGATGGCGGAAGCTATTGAGTTAGGCGGTGCTATTGATTTACATCAGTACGGAAGAAGTTTGTTGAATCAAAAAAAATATCAGGAAGCCATGATCGTATTCGAAAAGAATTTCAAAAAACATGCCGGGGCTTGGCCAACCAATGTAGGCATGATGCGCGGCTATTCTGCTCTTGGTAATTTGAAAAAAGCCTTGGAGCATGGTAAAGTAGCACTCACCCAAGCGCCTACACCAGAAGATAAGAAGAATATGGAAGGCTTGATTAAAACTTTGGAAGGAGGAAAGGCATTGTAA
- a CDS encoding dienelactone hydrolase family protein, which produces MKLSYLFNLLLISLLWSCSKDKSDKPSYSIGKNQFKIQVDGKERIYFVHVPAGYSHDRETPVVFMFHGTDQTGEQFYYISGWKEVGDAHNILTVFPSALSNCVTEDGITKPSTKWNVIGAGYTYCNGVIPSDDIHFVREIIKQLKNNYNVDAHRIYTVGFSNGGEFAARTALEISNELAASTSTGGWGAMPRDTTIIPSRKLPVMLIFGNQDGKILSHLGLPSNASIPMGFDSVYSKYPFLYKVQIDPYVRCFELNDKSYQVLGDTNSVVYANYYGVSGMAANTFRIVEIKNLHHEYPNGINHPLNGALHNWEWFKQFTLP; this is translated from the coding sequence ATGAAACTATCTTATTTATTTAATCTGCTTTTAATATCTTTATTATGGTCTTGCTCGAAAGATAAATCTGATAAACCATCTTATTCAATTGGAAAAAATCAATTTAAAATCCAAGTAGATGGAAAGGAGAGAATTTATTTTGTCCATGTGCCTGCTGGTTATTCCCATGATCGTGAAACTCCCGTCGTATTTATGTTTCATGGAACTGATCAAACGGGTGAACAATTTTATTATATTTCTGGATGGAAGGAAGTAGGCGACGCTCATAATATTCTGACCGTTTTTCCTTCTGCGCTTTCAAATTGTGTAACAGAGGATGGCATAACCAAACCGTCTACCAAATGGAATGTTATCGGGGCCGGATACACTTATTGTAATGGCGTAATACCATCAGATGATATTCATTTTGTGCGCGAAATCATCAAGCAACTTAAAAACAATTATAATGTTGATGCACATAGAATTTACACCGTGGGATTTTCAAATGGAGGTGAATTTGCTGCCAGAACGGCACTCGAAATATCCAACGAACTTGCCGCTTCTACCTCTACTGGAGGATGGGGTGCTATGCCCAGAGACACTACAATCATCCCAAGTAGAAAGCTACCTGTAATGTTAATATTTGGCAATCAGGATGGAAAAATATTGAGTCATTTAGGTCTTCCTTCAAATGCTTCTATACCTATGGGATTTGATTCCGTGTATTCTAAATATCCCTTTTTATATAAAGTTCAGATCGATCCTTATGTTCGGTGTTTTGAGTTGAATGATAAAAGTTATCAGGTTTTAGGTGATACCAATTCTGTGGTTTATGCTAATTATTATGGTGTCAGTGGTATGGCAGCTAATACTTTTAGAATCGTAGAAATAAAAAATCTACATCACGAATATCCCAATGGAATTAATCATCCTTTAAATGGCGCTTTGCATAATTGGGAATGGTTTAAACAGTTTACATTGCCATAA
- a CDS encoding GNAT family N-acetyltransferase, producing the protein MRIFVETDRLILRELLPQDELGMFELDSDPEVHRFLGNQPVKDMERIREVIAFVRQQYVDNGIGRWAMVEKQTNQFIGWTGLKLVKEEFNHHINYYDLGYRLVRKFWGRGYATEGAIASIHHGFDTLRVEEIFATTDALNIASANVLKKAGLNFIESFVDEGSPYYWFSIKHPL; encoded by the coding sequence ATGAGAATATTTGTAGAAACAGATCGATTGATTTTAAGAGAATTGTTGCCTCAAGACGAACTCGGAATGTTTGAGTTAGATTCAGATCCTGAAGTGCATCGTTTTCTAGGGAATCAACCAGTTAAGGATATGGAACGCATTAGAGAGGTCATAGCATTCGTTCGCCAACAGTATGTAGATAACGGAATAGGGCGTTGGGCAATGGTTGAAAAGCAGACGAACCAATTTATAGGTTGGACTGGCTTAAAATTGGTAAAAGAAGAATTCAATCACCACATTAATTATTATGATTTAGGTTATCGATTGGTCCGTAAATTTTGGGGCAGGGGATACGCTACTGAAGGGGCCATAGCCTCAATACATCATGGGTTTGATACTTTGAGAGTAGAAGAAATTTTTGCGACCACTGATGCCCTGAACATTGCCTCTGCAAATGTTTTGAAAAAAGCAGGGCTAAATTTTATTGAAAGTTTTGTTGATGAAGGGAGTCCATATTATTGGTTTTCGATTAAGCACCCATTATAG
- a CDS encoding MBL fold metallo-hydrolase, producing the protein MKIEQIYTGCLSHAAYYLESNGEAALFDPLREVQPYIDRAAKDHSHIKYVFETHFHADFVSGHIDLAAKTGAQIVYGPTAKPNFSAIIASDGQVFRVGACTVKAIHTPGHTLESTTYLITDEHGKDHGIISGDTLFIGDVGRPDLAQHVIAELTEEILAGKLYDSLRNKIMPLADDLIVYPNHGAGSACGKNMSKETTDTLGHQKLVNYALDPKLTKEAFIKVVLDGLAPPPAYFPKNVLMNIKGYESFDQVMNKGLKGINLSEFESLINDPTILILDTRTASDFALGFIPNSLNIALDGSFAMWVGELISDIQQKIVLICYPGKEEEAITRLARVGYDGTIGYLQGGFDLWKNAAKPVEKIQRMSAATFIDQYATNPLIIDVRRKSEFNAEHVVDALNIPLNELTAHLASFPKDKPFILYCAGGYRSMIAASILKQKGWHQFTDVIGGFAEISKTQVPKTKYVCPTTLL; encoded by the coding sequence ATGAAAATCGAACAAATCTATACAGGATGTCTGTCCCACGCAGCATACTACCTTGAAAGCAATGGAGAGGCAGCCTTATTTGATCCACTAAGAGAGGTCCAACCCTATATAGACCGGGCAGCCAAAGATCATTCACATATCAAATATGTTTTTGAAACGCATTTTCATGCAGATTTTGTTAGTGGACACATTGACTTAGCCGCAAAAACAGGTGCTCAAATCGTTTATGGGCCAACGGCAAAACCAAATTTTTCTGCTATCATAGCATCTGATGGTCAAGTATTCCGTGTTGGAGCTTGTACCGTAAAAGCCATACATACCCCTGGTCATACTTTGGAAAGTACAACTTACCTGATTACTGATGAACACGGAAAAGATCATGGTATTATTTCCGGAGATACCTTGTTTATTGGTGATGTAGGACGTCCGGATTTGGCGCAACACGTCATTGCAGAATTAACAGAAGAAATTCTTGCAGGTAAATTATATGATTCATTACGCAACAAAATTATGCCACTGGCAGATGATCTCATCGTTTACCCAAATCACGGAGCTGGTAGCGCTTGTGGTAAAAATATGAGCAAAGAAACTACGGATACCCTCGGCCACCAGAAATTAGTCAATTATGCCTTGGATCCAAAACTCACTAAAGAAGCATTTATTAAGGTGGTTTTAGATGGTTTGGCACCGCCACCGGCCTATTTCCCAAAAAATGTTTTAATGAATATTAAGGGATATGAAAGTTTTGATCAGGTCATGAACAAAGGTCTAAAGGGTATTAATTTAAGTGAATTTGAATCTCTAATAAATGATCCGACTATACTTATCTTGGATACTCGAACAGCAAGCGATTTTGCCCTTGGTTTTATTCCCAATAGCCTAAATATAGCCCTGGACGGGAGTTTTGCCATGTGGGTAGGGGAATTAATCAGCGACATTCAACAAAAAATAGTTTTAATATGCTATCCGGGGAAGGAGGAAGAAGCCATTACCCGATTAGCAAGAGTGGGATATGATGGGACTATTGGATATTTACAAGGCGGATTTGATCTATGGAAAAATGCAGCTAAACCTGTAGAAAAAATACAACGAATGAGTGCTGCAACTTTTATAGATCAATATGCCACCAATCCATTAATCATAGATGTTAGAAGGAAAAGTGAATTTAACGCTGAACATGTGGTAGATGCGCTCAATATTCCTCTTAATGAATTAACTGCCCATTTAGCCTCATTTCCTAAAGACAAACCATTCATTTTATATTGTGCCGGTGGTTACCGCAGTATGATAGCCGCTTCAATTCTCAAACAAAAAGGATGGCATCAATTTACTGACGTGATCGGCGGATTTGCGGAAATTTCAAAAACGCAGGTCCCTAAAACAAAATATGTATGTCCAACCACATTACTATAA
- a CDS encoding homogentisate 1,2-dioxygenase — protein sequence MPVYRQVGKIPHKRHIVFRQDNGSLYHEELFGTEGFGGISSLVYHLYPPTMVKEKGKPYSIRPEVAIEDNLQNRSYLGFDATPENDYIKSRKVLFVNDDMHIGVASPKKSFDNYFFKNVDADEMIFVHRGSGVLKTMYGQINFEYGDYVIIPRGTVYQLEFTSEDNKLLFVESFSPIETPAKYRNQYGQFLEHSPFCERDLKLPTNLETHDEKGEFLINIKKRGLIYPYIYETHPFDVVGYDGCSYPYAISIFNFEPITGRIHMPPPIHQQFQGTNFVICSFVPRLYDYHPHAIPAPYHHSNIDSDELLYYVDGDFMSRNNIQKGQITLHPAGLTHGPHPGAIERSIGKKETNELAVMIDPFKPVQITKEALNIEIKDYYKSWHYDL from the coding sequence ATGCCCGTATATAGACAAGTAGGAAAGATTCCTCATAAGCGTCACATCGTTTTTAGACAAGACAATGGTTCTTTATATCATGAAGAATTATTTGGAACTGAAGGTTTTGGTGGTATTTCATCTTTGGTCTATCATTTGTATCCACCCACTATGGTTAAAGAAAAAGGAAAGCCATACAGTATACGTCCTGAGGTAGCTATTGAAGATAATTTGCAGAATAGGAGTTATTTGGGGTTTGACGCAACGCCGGAAAATGATTACATTAAAAGTCGAAAAGTGCTGTTTGTAAATGATGACATGCACATTGGCGTTGCTTCACCAAAAAAGAGTTTTGATAATTATTTTTTTAAAAATGTAGATGCAGATGAAATGATTTTTGTTCATCGTGGTTCAGGTGTACTAAAAACCATGTATGGTCAGATTAATTTTGAATATGGTGATTATGTTATCATTCCAAGAGGTACAGTCTATCAATTGGAATTTACATCAGAAGATAATAAATTGTTATTTGTTGAGTCGTTTAGTCCAATAGAAACACCTGCCAAATATAGAAACCAATATGGTCAATTTCTTGAACATTCACCTTTTTGTGAGCGAGACTTAAAACTTCCAACAAATTTAGAAACCCATGATGAAAAAGGTGAGTTTTTAATTAATATCAAGAAACGCGGATTGATTTATCCATATATTTATGAAACACATCCTTTTGATGTTGTCGGATATGATGGATGTTCTTATCCTTATGCGATATCCATATTTAATTTTGAACCGATTACAGGCAGGATCCACATGCCGCCTCCTATCCATCAACAATTTCAAGGAACAAATTTTGTAATATGTTCATTTGTGCCTCGCCTGTATGATTATCATCCACATGCTATTCCGGCACCTTATCATCATAGTAATATAGACAGTGATGAATTATTGTATTATGTAGATGGAGATTTTATGAGTCGAAATAATATTCAAAAAGGACAAATAACACTTCATCCTGCTGGTTTGACACACGGTCCACATCCGGGAGCTATTGAAAGAAGTATTGGTAAAAAAGAAACCAACGAACTTGCTGTAATGATAGATCCGTTTAAACCAGTTCAAATCACTAAAGAAGCATTAAACATTGAAATAAAAGATTATTACAAATCATGGCATTATGATTTATAA
- the hppD gene encoding 4-hydroxyphenylpyruvate dioxygenase translates to MNTTDLTAVKNYDYSGEKVFDKAQDFLPINGTDYVELYVGNAKQAAHFYKTAFGFQELAYAGLETGLRDRVSYVLVQDKIRLVLTTPFDPESDISHHIRKHGDGVKVIALWVDDARKAFEETTSRGAKPYMDPVVMRDDFGELVKSGIHTYGETVHLFIERKNYKGIFMPGYEKWETEYKPTPTGLKYIDHMVGNVELGGMNIWAKFYGDIMGFANLITFDDKDISTEYTALMSKVMSNGNGRIKFPINEPAHGKKKSQIEEYLDFYRGPGCQHIAVATDNIIFTISEMRKRGVEFLYVPGTYYDTVQNRVGIIEEDLNELKKWGIMVDRDEDGYLLQIFTKPVEDRPTLFFEIIQRKGAKSFGKGNFQALFESIEAEQARRGTL, encoded by the coding sequence ATGAATACAACAGATTTAACTGCAGTAAAAAATTATGATTATAGTGGTGAAAAAGTTTTTGATAAAGCACAGGATTTTTTACCCATTAATGGTACCGATTACGTAGAACTTTATGTTGGCAATGCTAAACAAGCGGCACATTTTTATAAGACTGCTTTTGGTTTTCAGGAATTAGCTTATGCCGGATTAGAAACAGGCTTAAGAGATCGTGTATCTTATGTATTGGTTCAAGATAAAATTCGATTGGTTTTAACTACACCTTTTGATCCTGAAAGTGACATTTCACATCACATTCGCAAGCACGGTGATGGAGTGAAAGTTATAGCCCTGTGGGTTGACGATGCTCGTAAAGCATTCGAAGAAACAACTTCACGAGGTGCAAAACCATATATGGATCCTGTCGTCATGCGTGATGATTTTGGTGAATTGGTAAAATCAGGTATTCATACCTACGGTGAAACAGTGCATCTTTTTATAGAAAGAAAAAATTATAAAGGGATATTCATGCCTGGTTATGAAAAATGGGAAACGGAATATAAACCTACACCAACCGGATTGAAATATATTGATCATATGGTTGGAAATGTTGAATTAGGGGGCATGAATATATGGGCTAAATTTTATGGTGACATCATGGGATTTGCTAATTTAATTACTTTCGATGACAAAGATATTTCAACAGAATATACAGCACTCATGAGTAAAGTGATGTCTAATGGTAATGGAAGAATCAAATTTCCAATCAATGAACCTGCACATGGTAAAAAGAAATCCCAAATCGAAGAATATTTGGATTTCTATCGTGGTCCTGGTTGTCAACACATTGCTGTAGCAACAGATAATATTATTTTTACCATTTCAGAAATGCGCAAACGTGGTGTTGAATTTTTATATGTACCAGGTACTTATTATGATACGGTCCAAAATCGTGTAGGTATTATTGAAGAAGATTTAAATGAATTGAAAAAATGGGGTATTATGGTGGATCGTGATGAAGATGGTTATTTGCTCCAAATATTTACAAAACCTGTAGAAGATCGCCCAACCTTATTTTTTGAAATCATCCAAAGAAAAGGTGCAAAATCTTTTGGTAAAGGCAACTTTCAGGCTTTGTTTGAATCTATTGAAGCAGAACAAGCCCGTAGAGGAACTTTATAA
- the pdxH gene encoding pyridoxamine 5'-phosphate oxidase, producing the protein MNFLLESTVLADPINQFGLWLQEAYDAGDKMANTMVLSTVDAENIPSSRIVLLKDAHQNGFTFFTNYNSNKAKSLNQNKYASLLFFWKDLERQVMVVGKVNKLSKEESAAYFDTRPRDSQLASWASNQSEVIADRDQLDASFFYYQKKFETVAHIPMPDHWGGYILVPSSIEFWQGRENRLNDRLLFTSEDGKWILNRLSP; encoded by the coding sequence ATGAACTTTTTGTTAGAAAGTACCGTTCTTGCTGATCCCATTAACCAATTTGGATTGTGGTTGCAGGAAGCTTACGATGCGGGAGATAAGATGGCAAATACTATGGTATTATCCACTGTAGATGCTGAAAATATTCCATCTAGTAGAATCGTGTTGCTAAAAGACGCACATCAAAATGGATTTACTTTTTTCACAAATTACAATAGTAATAAGGCTAAATCTTTGAACCAAAATAAGTACGCTTCATTATTGTTTTTTTGGAAAGATCTCGAAAGACAAGTAATGGTTGTTGGTAAGGTAAACAAACTTTCAAAAGAAGAATCTGCAGCCTATTTTGATACCAGACCAAGAGATTCTCAATTAGCATCATGGGCTTCGAATCAAAGTGAGGTAATAGCTGACCGCGATCAATTAGATGCATCTTTTTTTTATTATCAAAAAAAATTCGAAACAGTTGCGCATATCCCAATGCCAGATCATTGGGGTGGATATATATTAGTACCATCATCTATTGAATTTTGGCAGGGACGTGAGAATCGTTTGAATGATCGGTTACTGTTTACTTCAGAAGATGGAAAGTGGATATTAAACAGACTTTCACCTTAA